Proteins from a genomic interval of Clostridium sp. AN503:
- a CDS encoding IS3 family transposase codes for MNDSSCIFEIIQQTLAQNGNTLSAKELCSAAGVSRSGYYAWLKAAPVREQKEEEDRRDFELVLSAYKQHGYPKGARGIHMALLHSDPPVIMNLKKIRRLMEKFRLSCPYRGPNPNKRLAKALRTGSVSDNLLRREFESYGPRMVLLTDITYLPYAGRFAYLSTILDAFTKQILSYVLSESLEVDFVLETVERLIADHGISLHAETIIHSDQGCHYTSRSFINILYDRKLRQSMSRKGCCWDNAPQESFFGHMKDHIRGNLADCAAFIEVKCVIDDYMEYYNNERYQWKLAKLAPNEFYDFFITGKYPLDIPNRPSCPVITKRPEELGGRILQSNKIT; via the coding sequence ATGAACGACTCTTCGTGTATTTTTGAGATTATTCAGCAGACCCTGGCACAGAACGGGAACACCCTCTCCGCCAAAGAACTCTGTTCGGCAGCCGGGGTTTCCAGGAGCGGCTATTATGCCTGGCTGAAAGCTGCCCCGGTCCGTGAGCAGAAGGAAGAGGAGGACCGCCGGGATTTCGAGCTGGTACTGTCCGCTTATAAGCAGCACGGTTATCCCAAAGGAGCCCGGGGCATCCATATGGCTCTGCTCCACAGTGACCCTCCGGTCATCATGAACCTGAAAAAGATCCGCAGGCTGATGGAAAAGTTCCGGCTGTCCTGCCCATACCGGGGCCCGAATCCCAATAAGAGACTCGCAAAAGCGCTCCGGACTGGAAGTGTTTCGGATAACCTGCTCCGCCGTGAGTTCGAAAGTTATGGGCCGAGGATGGTGTTGCTGACAGATATCACTTACCTGCCTTATGCCGGAAGGTTTGCTTATCTGTCTACGATCCTGGATGCTTTTACGAAACAGATACTCTCTTATGTGCTCAGCGAATCGCTGGAAGTGGACTTCGTACTGGAAACAGTGGAGAGGCTGATCGCAGACCATGGAATCTCCCTGCATGCCGAAACAATTATCCACAGCGACCAGGGCTGTCATTATACCAGCCGAAGCTTTATCAACATCCTTTATGACAGAAAACTGCGCCAGTCCATGTCCCGCAAGGGCTGCTGCTGGGACAATGCCCCGCAGGAAAGCTTCTTCGGGCATATGAAGGACCACATCAGGGGAAACCTGGCGGATTGTGCTGCGTTCATCGAAGTAAAGTGTGTGATAGATGACTATATGGAGTACTACAATAATGAGCGTTACCAATGGAAACTTGCAAAGTTAGCCCCAAACGAGTTTTATGACTTTTTCATCACTGGGAAGTATCCACTGGATATCCCCAACAGGCCGTCCTGTCCGGTGATTACAAAAAGGCCGGAGGAATTAGGAGGCAGAATACTTCAAAGTAACAAGATTACTTAA
- a CDS encoding carbonic anhydrase, giving the protein MIKDILEYNRKFVEEQAYVPYQTSKYPDKKLAILTCMDTRLIELLPAALGIRNGDAKIIKNAGGVINHPYGSAVRSLLVAILELGVEEIMVIGHTDCGVQGMDGRKLVEKLKDRGIPKEHIEIIRNSGIDLEDWLAGFDSVEQSVQESVESLKRHPLMPKDVVVRGFVMDSVTGLLKDV; this is encoded by the coding sequence ATGATAAAGGATATTTTGGAATATAACCGGAAGTTTGTGGAAGAGCAGGCCTACGTGCCATATCAGACCAGCAAATACCCGGACAAGAAGCTTGCGATCCTGACCTGTATGGATACCCGGCTCATTGAACTTTTACCGGCAGCGCTTGGTATCCGCAATGGGGACGCCAAGATCATCAAGAATGCCGGCGGTGTGATCAACCATCCTTACGGCAGCGCTGTCAGAAGCCTTCTGGTGGCGATCCTGGAGCTTGGCGTGGAGGAGATCATGGTGATCGGCCACACAGACTGCGGCGTCCAGGGGATGGACGGCAGAAAGCTGGTAGAGAAGCTTAAGGATCGGGGAATCCCAAAGGAGCATATCGAGATCATCCGCAACAGCGGCATTGACCTGGAAGACTGGCTGGCCGGATTTGATTCCGTAGAGCAGTCTGTGCAGGAGTCCGTGGAGAGCCTCAAAAGGCACCCGCTGATGCCGAAGGACGTGGTGGTACGCGGGTTTGTGATGGATTCGGTTACTGGATTGTTAAAAGATGTCTGA
- the rbr gene encoding rubrerythrin, which yields MSKYAGTKTEKNLWEAFAGESQARNKYTFYASAAKKAGYEQMAALYLETADQEKEHAKLWFKEIHGIGTPEENLVDAAAGENSEWTDMYVRMAREADEEGFPELASKFRLVAKVEAAHEARYLKLLENLKKDGTFKGDAPLGWKCRNCGYIHEAADAPEICPVCAHPKAFFERKAENY from the coding sequence ATGTCAAAGTACGCAGGAACAAAGACCGAAAAAAATCTCTGGGAGGCATTTGCGGGCGAATCCCAGGCACGTAACAAATACACCTTCTACGCTTCCGCCGCCAAGAAGGCCGGCTATGAGCAGATGGCTGCCCTCTATTTAGAGACTGCAGACCAGGAGAAGGAGCATGCAAAGCTGTGGTTCAAGGAGATCCACGGCATTGGCACCCCGGAGGAGAACTTAGTTGACGCCGCTGCCGGTGAGAACTCCGAGTGGACCGACATGTATGTGCGCATGGCAAGAGAAGCCGACGAAGAGGGCTTCCCGGAGCTGGCCTCAAAATTCCGTCTGGTCGCCAAGGTAGAAGCTGCCCACGAGGCCCGTTACTTAAAGCTGCTCGAGAACTTAAAGAAAGACGGCACCTTCAAGGGCGACGCTCCTCTCGGCTGGAAATGCCGCAACTGCGGATACATCCACGAGGCTGCAGACGCACCCGAGATCTGCCCGGTTTGTGCTCATCCAAAGGCGTTCTTCGAAAGAAAGGCTGAGAATTATTAA
- a CDS encoding transcriptional repressor, protein MKTLKYSRQRESIKACLMNRHDHPTADAVYASIREDFPNVSLGTVYRNLNLLVELGEIQKLTCGDGKDHFDADISPHYHFICRDCGAVLDLPLEAFTDMDQKAQDCIGGRVDSHAIYFYGTCADCLKAASH, encoded by the coding sequence ATGAAAACATTAAAGTATAGCCGTCAGAGGGAATCCATCAAAGCATGTCTGATGAACCGTCATGACCATCCGACCGCAGACGCCGTATACGCAAGCATCAGGGAGGACTTCCCCAACGTCAGCCTTGGTACCGTCTACCGGAATCTCAACCTGCTGGTGGAGCTGGGCGAGATCCAGAAGCTTACCTGCGGAGATGGGAAAGACCATTTTGATGCCGATATCAGCCCTCACTACCATTTCATCTGCCGTGACTGCGGCGCTGTCCTGGATCTTCCGCTGGAAGCATTTACGGATATGGACCAGAAGGCGCAGGACTGTATCGGAGGAAGGGTAGACAGCCATGCCATCTATTTTTACGGCACCTGTGCGGACTGCTTAAAGGCAGCTTCCCACTAA
- a CDS encoding HTH domain-containing protein, giving the protein MSRKPFTEEEILLLRQNPYTYSVTQFQLNLTKEFKEIFYSEYQKGELPRKILEDHGYNPAILGERRIWSISGHIREQYKKYGCFYEGNYTHGKRQPQEQTGDNHASEKEELKQLRHEVDYLKQEVEFLKKISAVRTTRK; this is encoded by the coding sequence ATGAGCAGAAAACCCTTTACCGAAGAAGAAATACTGTTGCTGCGACAAAACCCTTACACCTACAGCGTGACCCAGTTTCAATTGAACCTTACCAAAGAGTTCAAAGAGATCTTTTATTCAGAATACCAGAAAGGGGAACTTCCCCGGAAGATTCTGGAGGATCACGGCTATAACCCGGCCATCCTGGGGGAGCGCAGGATCTGGAGTATTTCCGGCCACATCCGGGAACAGTACAAGAAGTACGGCTGTTTCTACGAAGGGAACTACACACATGGAAAGAGGCAGCCCCAGGAGCAGACGGGTGATAACCATGCATCTGAAAAAGAAGAACTGAAACAGCTTCGGCATGAGGTCGATTACCTGAAACAGGAAGTGGAGTTTTTAAAAAAAATTTCTGCAGTCAGAACTACCAGAAAGTAG
- a CDS encoding NADH peroxidase gives MKKWVCTVCGYVHEGDAAPEFCPVCKVPASKFIEQTEERTWAAEHVVGVAQGVSEDIIMDLRANFEGECSEVGMYLAMARVAHREGYPEIGLYYEKAAYEEAEHAAKFAELLGECVTTSTKKNLELRVEAENGATAGKFDLAKRAKAANLDAIHDTVHEMARDEARHGRAFEGLLKRYFG, from the coding sequence ATGAAAAAATGGGTTTGTACTGTATGTGGTTATGTTCACGAGGGAGATGCTGCACCGGAGTTCTGTCCGGTATGTAAGGTTCCGGCTTCCAAGTTCATCGAGCAGACTGAGGAGAGAACCTGGGCTGCTGAGCACGTTGTAGGCGTTGCACAGGGCGTAAGCGAGGATATCATCATGGATCTGAGAGCAAACTTCGAGGGCGAGTGCTCCGAGGTTGGTATGTATCTGGCTATGGCAAGAGTTGCTCACAGAGAGGGTTATCCGGAGATCGGCCTGTATTACGAGAAGGCTGCTTACGAGGAGGCTGAGCATGCTGCAAAGTTTGCAGAGCTGTTAGGCGAGTGCGTGACCACCAGCACCAAGAAGAACCTGGAGCTGAGAGTTGAGGCTGAGAACGGCGCAACCGCTGGTAAGTTCGACCTTGCAAAACGCGCAAAAGCTGCTAACCTGGATGCAATCCATGACACCGTACATGAGATGGCCAGAGACGAAGCTCGTCACGGCAGAGCATTCGAAGGTCTGTTAAAGAGATACTTCGGCTAA
- a CDS encoding cation-translocating P-type ATPase: MKEWYRISGKEVLKEMQGSPEGLTTGQAEQIRSQVGENALKEGARKKAWQVFLEQFKDLLVIILIVAAVISMLSDNMESTIVIFAVIIMNAILGTVQHEKAQKSLEGLKALSAPTARVLRDGRQTEIPSSQVVPGDVVLLEAGDLVVADGRLLESYSLQVNESSLTGESDSVEKQTDILRQTENIPLAEQNNMVFSGSLVTAGRGVMVVTATGMETEIGKIASLMNATGEKKTPLQVSLDEFSGRLAAVIMLICALVFGLSLYRKMPILDSLMFAVALAVAAIPEALGSIVTIVQAMGTQRMAKEHAIIKDLKAVESLGCVSVICSDKTGTLTQNRMTVQQVYVDGEELPPFRLIPYHPVHRMLLYNAVLDNDASGGSAGPEMLGDPTEIALLDMAERAGVDAAELRKNVPRLGEIPFDSGRKLMSTLHSVNGEHLLFTKGAMDVLLDRADSVLTAGGVRPMTGAWRQRFQQQNQDWSEQGLRVLAMAYKEADGVYPGAEMSICSTAMEHDYIFLGLVAMMDPPRIESKTAVLSARRAGIRPVMITGDHKITAIAIAKKIGLFENGDLAVTGPELDAMDDKQLQRDLTRISVYARVSPEHKIRIVDAWQQQGNIVAMTGDGVNDAPALKKADIGVAMGITGTEVSKDAASMILTDDNFATIIKAVSNGRNVYRNIRHAIQFLLSGNMAGIFSVLYTSLLALPMPFAPVHLLFINLLTDSLPAIAIGMEPQEEGLLEQPPRDPKEGILTGGFLGRIMVQGGLIALCTMLAFHIGLETGGAGTASTMAFATLTLARLFHGFNCRSEHSIIRLKFKSNLWSVMAFEAGVLLLAAVLFLPGLQVLFAVADLSLRQLVTIIVFAVIPTVVIQAVKTIREALG; the protein is encoded by the coding sequence ATGAAAGAGTGGTATCGGATTTCAGGAAAAGAAGTGCTTAAGGAAATGCAGGGAAGTCCCGAAGGACTCACAACGGGACAGGCAGAACAGATCCGCAGCCAGGTGGGAGAGAATGCCCTGAAAGAGGGGGCGCGCAAAAAAGCGTGGCAGGTATTTTTGGAACAGTTCAAAGACCTGTTGGTCATCATCCTGATCGTGGCAGCGGTCATCTCCATGCTGTCGGACAACATGGAGAGCACAATCGTTATCTTTGCCGTCATCATTATGAATGCGATCCTGGGAACGGTGCAGCATGAAAAAGCGCAGAAATCCCTGGAGGGATTAAAAGCGCTGTCCGCCCCCACGGCGCGGGTGCTGCGTGACGGCAGGCAGACAGAGATCCCGTCTTCCCAGGTGGTGCCGGGAGATGTGGTACTTTTAGAGGCGGGGGACTTGGTGGTGGCGGACGGCCGTCTGCTTGAGAGCTACAGCCTGCAGGTGAACGAAAGCTCTCTGACGGGAGAGTCAGACAGTGTAGAGAAACAAACGGATATTCTGCGGCAGACGGAGAATATCCCGCTGGCAGAGCAGAACAACATGGTATTTTCCGGCTCTCTGGTCACCGCCGGCCGCGGTGTGATGGTGGTTACAGCTACCGGTATGGAGACGGAGATAGGCAAGATCGCCTCGCTCATGAACGCCACCGGGGAAAAGAAGACTCCGCTTCAGGTGAGCCTGGATGAGTTCAGCGGAAGGCTGGCAGCGGTCATTATGCTGATCTGTGCTCTGGTTTTTGGCCTGAGCCTTTACCGGAAAATGCCGATCCTGGATTCTTTAATGTTTGCGGTCGCTTTGGCAGTTGCAGCGATCCCGGAGGCCCTCGGATCGATCGTTACGATCGTGCAGGCCATGGGTACCCAGAGGATGGCAAAGGAACATGCGATCATCAAGGATTTAAAAGCGGTGGAGAGCCTGGGCTGCGTATCGGTCATCTGCTCCGACAAGACAGGGACTCTGACCCAGAACAGGATGACGGTGCAGCAGGTTTATGTGGACGGAGAGGAGCTTCCGCCATTCCGTCTGATCCCGTATCATCCGGTGCACAGGATGCTTTTATACAATGCGGTCCTGGATAATGATGCGTCTGGAGGGAGCGCAGGACCGGAGATGCTGGGCGATCCGACAGAGATCGCGCTGTTAGATATGGCGGAGCGCGCCGGCGTGGATGCGGCAGAGCTTCGGAAAAATGTACCGCGTCTGGGAGAGATCCCGTTTGACTCGGGCCGCAAGCTGATGAGCACCCTTCACTCCGTAAACGGCGAACATCTGCTGTTTACAAAAGGCGCTATGGATGTACTGTTAGACCGGGCGGACAGCGTGCTGACGGCAGGCGGGGTACGGCCTATGACAGGCGCCTGGAGGCAGCGGTTCCAGCAGCAGAACCAGGACTGGTCGGAACAGGGCCTTCGGGTCCTGGCGATGGCATACAAGGAAGCGGACGGGGTTTATCCTGGCGCGGAGATGAGCATATGCAGCACGGCTATGGAGCATGATTACATTTTCCTGGGCCTGGTTGCCATGATGGATCCGCCGAGGATCGAGTCAAAGACTGCGGTGCTCAGCGCCAGACGGGCGGGAATCCGGCCGGTGATGATAACCGGAGACCACAAGATCACGGCCATTGCCATTGCAAAAAAGATCGGGCTGTTTGAAAATGGGGATCTGGCCGTTACCGGACCGGAGCTGGACGCTATGGATGACAAACAGCTTCAGAGAGATTTGACCCGCATTTCGGTCTACGCCCGGGTTTCCCCCGAGCACAAGATCCGTATTGTGGATGCCTGGCAGCAGCAGGGCAATATCGTGGCGATGACAGGTGATGGCGTCAATGATGCCCCGGCCCTTAAAAAGGCTGATATCGGCGTGGCTATGGGCATAACCGGGACGGAGGTTTCCAAGGATGCGGCGTCCATGATCCTGACAGACGACAATTTTGCGACGATCATAAAAGCTGTGTCCAACGGCAGGAATGTGTACCGCAACATCCGGCATGCCATCCAGTTCCTTCTGTCCGGTAATATGGCGGGGATCTTCAGTGTCCTGTATACCTCGCTGCTTGCGCTCCCCATGCCGTTTGCGCCGGTCCATCTGTTGTTTATTAACCTGCTGACAGACTCCCTGCCTGCCATTGCCATCGGTATGGAGCCGCAGGAGGAAGGGCTTTTGGAGCAGCCGCCCAGGGACCCGAAGGAGGGAATCCTGACAGGTGGATTTCTGGGCCGGATCATGGTCCAGGGTGGTTTGATCGCCCTGTGTACGATGCTTGCCTTCCATATCGGGCTGGAGACGGGGGGAGCAGGAACCGCCAGTACCATGGCATTTGCAACGCTTACGCTTGCCCGTCTGTTCCATGGCTTTAACTGCCGCAGTGAACACTCCATCATCCGGCTGAAGTTCAAGAGCAATTTATGGAGTGTGATGGCGTTTGAGGCCGGAGTGCTTCTTCTGGCTGCGGTACTGTTCCTTCCAGGCTTGCAGGTACTGTTTGCTGTAGCAGACCTAAGCCTGCGCCAGCTCGTCACGATCATAGTGTTTGCAGTGATCCCGACGGTGGTCATCCAGGCGGTGAAAACCATCCGGGAAGCCCTCGGCTAA
- a CDS encoding fumarylacetoacetate hydrolase family protein, which yields MKLVTYQVEQKIRAGLISEDGEWVFPLESAGLEYKTMLEAVKQISESEIQLLEYISKKEPYSIQGAARLEEVKMLAPIPVPEQDIICLGINYMDHAEESARFKKEAFGGERPFAVYFSKRVNEAVADGAPIPSHEDLVDSLDYECELALIIGKDAKNVPPEQVKDYIFGYTILNDVSARNVQTRHKQWYFGKSLDGFTPMGPCIVTADSIPYPPCLKLRSYVNGELRQDSNTELLIFGIDHVVSELSQGMTLKAGSIISTGTPAGVGMGFTPPRFLKRGDVVTCEVEGIGTLTNPVG from the coding sequence ATGAAATTAGTGACTTATCAGGTAGAGCAGAAAATAAGGGCAGGCCTTATCAGTGAGGATGGAGAGTGGGTATTTCCGCTTGAATCAGCGGGGCTGGAGTATAAGACGATGCTGGAGGCGGTAAAGCAGATCAGCGAGTCAGAGATCCAGCTCCTGGAATATATATCAAAAAAAGAACCATATTCCATACAGGGCGCGGCGCGGCTGGAGGAAGTGAAAATGCTGGCGCCGATCCCGGTGCCGGAGCAGGATATCATCTGTCTGGGGATCAATTACATGGATCATGCAGAAGAGTCCGCCCGGTTCAAGAAAGAGGCGTTCGGAGGCGAGCGCCCCTTTGCCGTTTATTTTTCCAAGCGGGTCAATGAGGCAGTGGCAGACGGCGCGCCGATCCCATCCCATGAGGATCTGGTGGACAGCCTGGATTATGAGTGCGAACTGGCGCTGATCATCGGGAAAGATGCAAAGAATGTCCCGCCGGAGCAGGTAAAGGATTATATCTTTGGATACACGATCTTAAACGATGTCAGCGCCCGGAATGTGCAGACCCGGCATAAGCAGTGGTATTTCGGCAAAAGCCTGGATGGGTTTACCCCCATGGGGCCTTGTATCGTGACCGCAGATTCCATTCCGTATCCGCCGTGCCTGAAGCTCCGTTCCTATGTAAACGGCGAGCTGCGCCAGGACAGCAATACAGAGCTACTGATCTTTGGGATCGATCATGTGGTGAGCGAGCTTTCCCAGGGCATGACCTTAAAAGCCGGTTCGATCATCTCAACCGGGACTCCCGCCGGTGTGGGCATGGGCTTTACTCCTCCGCGCTTCCTAAAGCGGGGAGATGTAGTGACGTGTGAAGTAGAGGGGATCGGAACACTCACGAATCCAGTGGGATGA